One genomic segment of Halococcus sediminicola includes these proteins:
- a CDS encoding ATP-dependent helicase, which yields MANEDPPMNESAQDPAPNGDAEGMPDPRPDQEAIIESDEYPMRVLAGAGTGKTFTMVRKIEQLLEGDTAPDRILALTFTNKAADSMREKLVDRVGPQGHDIEAYTYHAVCHELLQDFAYHADLDPRYSIATDADRLAIVYDVLDDVPYRFTNPDVYEGVAFADGATDRLLKFVQVMKRAGIMPADLREYLVEPARLIELEGLVERIETAVEEHLRVGWQTMTDERIEELQSRLETFQDELQAEHDALADDGIEADIAGYLDVMDGACDALMEFFERRSSEIVDGDLTAALKLPAHLFGSYSNAPSGMPSISYEFPKKLRTFVESCQTVSDLVEGYEAYEKRLHEEDLLDFNDLVLRTVELLEDDSVNDWITGQYDYVFCDEYQDTDAVQFELVQRMVRDDQLFVVGDDDQAIYEWRGADVDNIGPRLDAAFPSLTDRTLEENFRSRQPILDLANNALDELDERGSDKELTAVEDKADATEGVITMEGAEESDDQAEQIVNAITRLLSGDGSQIDEEYSPGDIAILVRKNRHARPIIDGLSERGIPYELGGDLAAESVGVETVVAGLKVLADPNDEVSLNRLLRMRYRLHESDLRRLNIRRPSGGGGTLQERLLELPLETFEEPERIEQAREDLQELWSLRSTYSLSQLYRELKSTLNLEWFLSEQERRDLKAIDEIIDSFDESTIEPELSTDFIEFLTRHGSITEGSSRSMEQQPETDATAVSIMTIHKSKGLEFPVAVLPRLEADQWEPSTRTYDDIEHALTEGDPATVDFARPDEREARRLLHVGITRAEDWSILVGRHEEADETDEDDGISAEMVDEILGTTVPWSAAGVSFPIWETIQSSLPSTAIDGTDTLATPIETTERVAAIDDGRSLSRSEAQERIFELARAMLSGDLVSTGREDSPIDPSVLGEPRGQRLQRRHSYTSLDTLTTCTRQHYLDHVIRAYSDPSAAISSKGSAKRGSTGGPETPSVRVVGLLFHAVAERAAKRGYETPERWKQAAESIAAARGQRGALDRVIDCIDRYFTMVVSEWSIRGAEVDFDLTIEGNTVVGQIDALYHTTDGEKVVIDYKATDRDRSIDSDLQLPIYLLAARDLFGESIATAGYAYVGRYGPKVVTRTFAREELQAAREELRERLQAAEHSSYGDYQAGDHCQYCAHQNLACSDAIELD from the coding sequence ATGGCTAACGAGGACCCACCCATGAACGAGAGCGCTCAGGATCCGGCTCCCAACGGCGACGCTGAAGGCATGCCGGACCCGCGGCCAGACCAGGAAGCGATCATCGAATCCGACGAGTATCCGATGCGCGTGCTCGCCGGTGCCGGGACCGGGAAGACGTTCACGATGGTGCGGAAAATCGAGCAGTTGCTCGAAGGGGACACTGCACCGGATCGAATCCTCGCGCTGACGTTCACGAACAAAGCTGCCGACTCGATGCGCGAGAAGCTCGTCGATCGAGTGGGGCCCCAAGGCCACGATATCGAGGCCTACACCTATCACGCAGTCTGCCACGAACTGCTGCAGGATTTCGCGTATCACGCCGATCTCGATCCGCGCTACTCGATCGCAACGGACGCGGATCGACTGGCGATCGTCTACGACGTACTCGATGACGTGCCCTATCGGTTCACGAACCCGGATGTCTACGAAGGGGTCGCATTCGCCGACGGAGCGACCGACCGGCTCCTGAAATTCGTCCAAGTGATGAAGCGGGCCGGCATCATGCCTGCCGATCTTCGGGAGTACCTCGTCGAACCGGCCCGTCTGATCGAGCTCGAAGGCCTCGTCGAACGCATCGAGACTGCCGTCGAAGAGCATCTTCGGGTCGGTTGGCAGACGATGACCGACGAGCGAATCGAAGAGCTACAGAGCCGACTAGAGACCTTCCAAGACGAACTGCAGGCCGAACACGACGCGTTGGCCGACGACGGTATCGAAGCCGATATCGCCGGCTATCTCGACGTGATGGACGGAGCATGCGATGCGCTAATGGAGTTTTTCGAGCGGCGATCGTCGGAGATCGTCGATGGCGATCTCACAGCAGCCCTGAAGCTTCCGGCCCATCTGTTCGGATCGTACAGTAACGCGCCATCGGGTATGCCCTCGATATCGTACGAATTCCCCAAGAAACTCCGAACGTTCGTCGAGAGCTGTCAGACCGTCTCGGACCTCGTCGAGGGATACGAAGCCTACGAAAAACGGCTTCATGAGGAGGATCTCCTCGATTTCAACGACCTCGTGTTGCGAACCGTCGAGTTGCTCGAGGACGATTCGGTTAACGACTGGATCACCGGACAGTACGACTACGTTTTCTGTGACGAGTATCAGGATACCGACGCCGTCCAGTTCGAGCTAGTCCAGCGAATGGTTCGTGACGACCAACTATTCGTGGTTGGCGATGATGATCAGGCGATCTACGAATGGCGTGGCGCGGACGTCGACAATATCGGGCCACGCCTCGATGCAGCATTCCCCTCGTTGACCGACCGGACGCTCGAAGAGAACTTCCGCTCGCGCCAGCCCATTCTCGATCTCGCGAACAACGCACTCGACGAACTCGACGAGCGTGGCAGTGACAAGGAACTCACGGCGGTCGAAGACAAGGCCGACGCCACTGAGGGAGTGATCACGATGGAGGGGGCCGAGGAGTCGGACGACCAGGCTGAGCAGATCGTGAACGCGATCACGCGGCTGCTGAGCGGCGATGGGTCACAGATCGACGAGGAGTACTCGCCGGGCGACATCGCGATTCTCGTCCGGAAGAACCGGCATGCGCGACCGATTATCGACGGCCTTTCCGAGCGCGGCATTCCGTACGAACTCGGTGGCGATCTCGCTGCAGAGTCAGTCGGTGTCGAAACCGTCGTTGCTGGCCTGAAGGTGCTTGCCGATCCGAACGATGAGGTTAGTCTCAACCGACTCCTACGAATGCGCTACCGGCTGCACGAATCCGATCTGCGGCGGCTCAATATCAGGCGTCCAAGCGGTGGCGGCGGCACACTTCAGGAGCGACTCCTCGAACTGCCGCTGGAGACGTTCGAGGAGCCCGAACGAATCGAACAGGCTCGAGAGGATCTGCAGGAACTGTGGTCGCTCCGATCGACATACTCGCTCTCGCAACTCTATCGGGAGCTGAAATCGACGCTGAATCTCGAGTGGTTCCTCTCGGAACAAGAGCGGCGTGATCTCAAGGCTATCGACGAGATTATCGATTCGTTCGACGAGAGCACGATCGAGCCCGAGCTATCGACCGACTTCATCGAGTTTCTCACTCGCCACGGATCGATTACGGAAGGATCCAGCCGGAGCATGGAACAGCAGCCCGAGACCGACGCGACTGCCGTCTCGATCATGACGATCCACAAGAGCAAGGGTCTCGAATTTCCTGTCGCCGTTCTCCCCCGCCTCGAAGCCGACCAGTGGGAGCCAAGCACCCGGACGTACGACGACATCGAACACGCCCTCACGGAGGGCGATCCTGCAACGGTGGATTTCGCTCGTCCCGACGAACGCGAGGCACGCCGGCTGCTCCACGTTGGGATCACGCGGGCCGAGGACTGGTCGATTCTCGTTGGTCGTCACGAGGAAGCCGACGAAACCGACGAGGATGACGGGATTTCGGCCGAAATGGTCGACGAGATACTCGGAACTACCGTCCCCTGGAGTGCTGCAGGCGTCTCGTTTCCGATCTGGGAGACGATTCAGTCGAGCCTACCGTCGACGGCGATCGATGGGACGGATACTCTCGCAACACCGATCGAAACGACCGAGCGAGTAGCAGCGATCGACGACGGTCGTTCTCTCTCGCGCTCGGAGGCCCAAGAGCGGATATTCGAACTCGCACGAGCAATGCTATCTGGTGATCTGGTTTCGACCGGCCGAGAAGACAGTCCAATAGACCCCTCTGTCCTCGGCGAGCCACGTGGTCAGCGCCTTCAGCGACGACACAGCTACACCTCCCTGGATACACTCACCACTTGCACCCGGCAGCACTACCTCGATCATGTCATCAGAGCGTATAGTGATCCGAGTGCAGCGATCTCGTCAAAGGGTTCTGCTAAGAGAGGTTCTACTGGTGGGCCGGAAACACCGAGCGTCCGAGTCGTAGGGCTCCTCTTTCATGCTGTTGCGGAGCGAGCGGCCAAACGTGGCTACGAGACGCCGGAGCGGTGGAAACAGGCCGCCGAGTCGATCGCCGCTGCTCGGGGGCAACGTGGCGCTCTCGATCGTGTTATCGACTGTATCGACCGCTACTTCACGATGGTCGTCAGTGAGTGGTCCATTCGTGGTGCGGAGGTCGATTTCGATCTCACAATCGAGGGCAACACCGTGGTCGGACAGATCGATGCGTTGTATCACACGACCGACGGCGAGAAAGTCGTGATCGACTACAAAGCAACCGATCGTGACCGATCGATCGATTCGGATCTCCAGTTGCCGATCTATCTCCTTGCTGCTCGCGACCTCTTTGGGGAATCGATCGCCACCGCCGGCTATGCGTACGTGGGTCGTTACGGCCCGAAGGTCGTGACGCGAACGTTTGCCCGGGAGGAGTTACAGGCTGCTCGCGAAGAGCTTCGAGAGCGCCTTCAGGCAGCCGAGCATAGCTCCTACGGTGACTACCAAGCTGGAGACCATTGCCAATACTGTGCTCACCAAAATCTCGCTTGTAGTGACGCTATCGAGCTGGATTAA
- a CDS encoding PDDEXK family nuclease translates to MPIDLGLWRIGGDDTFHRVSSTNLDSEDRLERFLLQDPNVLGQPLLVIDRQITTPSGKRLDILAIDEGGDLHVVELKRDRSPRDVTAQILDYASWVRRLDYQAVKDLYEASDEHTNTFEAGFGSAFYPARDDAPTGPEEVNNQHKLTIVSSELDSSTERIIEYLSEEFEVPINAIRFNYYMEEGREYIARTWLKDPYESEETEEEAIQEPWNGYDFYANFGQNEYRKWEDAREYGFITGGHGEWYHRTMEKVAEGKRIFVYNPGEGYIGVGIVTQEKTPAPEFMVSVEGEEDEIPITEAPLKGDLSRDEEDPDLREYLIGVEWEKTLDVENAFWEKGLYANQNTVTRLQDQQTLDRLYEVFDVAAP, encoded by the coding sequence ATGCCAATCGATCTAGGGCTCTGGAGAATCGGGGGCGACGATACCTTTCATCGTGTCTCTTCTACGAATCTGGACAGTGAAGACCGTTTAGAACGGTTCCTCCTCCAAGATCCAAATGTCCTCGGCCAGCCGCTCCTCGTTATCGACCGACAGATAACGACACCAAGCGGGAAACGCCTCGATATTTTAGCGATAGATGAAGGCGGTGATCTTCACGTTGTTGAACTGAAGCGAGATCGCTCACCACGAGATGTTACTGCGCAGATTCTTGACTATGCGTCATGGGTTAGACGCCTTGACTATCAGGCTGTAAAGGATCTTTATGAAGCATCTGACGAACACACCAATACGTTCGAAGCGGGATTCGGCTCTGCTTTCTATCCCGCTCGAGACGACGCGCCAACCGGACCTGAAGAAGTGAACAACCAGCATAAGTTGACGATTGTTTCTTCCGAATTAGACAGCTCTACGGAGCGCATTATCGAGTATCTTTCCGAAGAATTTGAGGTTCCGATAAACGCGATTCGATTCAACTACTACATGGAAGAGGGCCGGGAGTACATTGCCCGCACCTGGCTAAAGGATCCCTACGAATCAGAAGAAACAGAGGAAGAGGCCATCCAAGAACCCTGGAATGGATACGATTTCTACGCAAATTTCGGACAGAACGAGTACCGGAAATGGGAAGATGCTCGTGAATACGGATTCATTACCGGTGGCCACGGCGAGTGGTATCATCGAACGATGGAGAAAGTGGCGGAAGGCAAACGCATCTTTGTCTATAATCCTGGAGAAGGATATATCGGAGTGGGGATTGTCACTCAAGAAAAGACGCCGGCACCGGAATTTATGGTCAGTGTTGAAGGTGAAGAAGATGAGATTCCAATCACTGAAGCGCCCCTCAAAGGCGATTTAAGCCGAGACGAAGAGGACCCCGATCTTCGGGAGTATCTGATCGGCGTTGAGTGGGAGAAAACGCTTGACGTAGAAAATGCGTTCTGGGAAAAGGGACTATACGCCAACCAGAACACGGTTACAAGATTGCAAGATCAGCAAACACTTGATCGGCTCTATGAGGTTTTCGACGTTGCTGCCCCTTAA
- a CDS encoding HNH endonuclease yields the protein MNTHPPENLSQGDQLDQADIEALFDTGFGYQISGINPRRDDSDRRYVLVFANEDGPYSDTVQAGQFEYIGEGLNGDQSSSSPGNAVLIDAVLNPVPIYFFYKGTGEPHWEYQGQVEVVGHDYTERDGRNVFVFQMAHKASAEHVSESESRPGLYLVPISDEWYSEFERTVVSPYTFDSADVTALPDEVTQPDRVRIWGTTETDSSKKQRAIDQLETGDIMLFYYSGKFIAAGRAGMVLTSRSLGTSIWANPSSKHIFTLTEYTDNPLSIERIWPALGYEGRQVVQGFTRASTERVHRLIAELGAVEAVLNPSPTVVTNADPIAVDREKERVATALETSPTLIEETIEYTEHRRRARDTAFATIVKDAYSNTCAVCGSQRESPDGIPEVEAAHIYPKREGGSDDPRNGLALCRLHHWAFDAGWFGFSDDCGIVVREAPSRTGYEEFQTLEGTELQVPENEYKPHPLFLSAHRDLTGFESS from the coding sequence ATGAATACTCACCCACCAGAGAATCTCTCCCAAGGTGATCAGCTCGATCAGGCCGATATTGAGGCACTCTTTGATACGGGCTTTGGCTATCAGATCTCGGGGATCAACCCTCGCCGTGACGATAGTGACCGACGATATGTACTCGTTTTCGCCAACGAAGACGGTCCGTATAGCGATACCGTACAAGCTGGTCAATTCGAGTATATTGGAGAAGGACTGAACGGCGATCAATCCAGTTCATCCCCAGGGAACGCAGTGTTGATCGATGCTGTGTTGAATCCGGTGCCGATCTACTTTTTCTACAAGGGTACAGGCGAACCCCACTGGGAATATCAGGGTCAAGTAGAGGTGGTAGGACACGATTATACTGAGCGAGATGGCCGCAACGTCTTCGTGTTTCAAATGGCGCATAAAGCGTCTGCGGAGCACGTTAGTGAGAGCGAATCGAGACCAGGACTCTATCTCGTGCCGATCAGTGATGAGTGGTACAGCGAATTCGAGCGAACAGTCGTCTCGCCGTATACTTTCGACAGTGCTGATGTAACTGCCCTACCCGACGAAGTAACGCAACCCGATAGAGTACGCATCTGGGGAACCACTGAGACTGATTCGTCGAAAAAGCAGCGTGCCATCGACCAACTGGAAACCGGTGACATCATGCTTTTCTACTATAGCGGTAAATTCATCGCGGCTGGTCGCGCTGGTATGGTTCTCACAAGTCGCTCTCTTGGAACTTCGATATGGGCAAATCCATCCAGCAAACACATCTTCACCCTCACAGAGTACACCGACAATCCGTTGTCAATCGAACGAATCTGGCCAGCATTAGGTTACGAAGGCCGCCAGGTCGTGCAAGGGTTCACACGAGCAAGTACCGAACGGGTTCACCGACTCATCGCTGAGCTGGGAGCTGTCGAAGCTGTGCTCAATCCATCTCCAACAGTAGTGACTAACGCGGATCCCATCGCAGTTGACCGCGAGAAAGAACGGGTAGCGACTGCTCTCGAAACGAGTCCAACTCTCATCGAAGAGACAATCGAGTATACCGAGCATCGGCGACGAGCACGAGACACTGCGTTCGCTACCATCGTGAAGGATGCATACAGCAATACCTGTGCCGTCTGTGGGAGTCAACGCGAATCACCCGATGGAATCCCCGAAGTTGAAGCCGCTCACATCTATCCAAAACGGGAGGGTGGGAGCGATGATCCACGTAATGGACTCGCTCTCTGTCGATTGCATCACTGGGCATTCGACGCCGGCTGGTTCGGATTCTCTGATGACTGTGGGATTGTTGTTCGGGAGGCTCCTTCGAGGACTGGCTACGAAGAATTTCAGACGCTCGAGGGCACGGAACTGCAGGTGCCGGAAAACGAGTACAAGCCACACCCGCTTTTTTTGAGTGCCCATCGTGATCTAACGGGCTTCGAGAGTAGCTGA